Proteins encoded together in one Candidatus Kaiserbacteria bacterium window:
- a CDS encoding DUF1573 domain-containing protein, whose product MKTNTALLILIGALLVGGGIMLLSDGTNQTVESKQTTSSSLLTVDRQMHDFGEVDIFSGVVTTTFALTNGGPDDVVVTEGTTSCGCTNAALGGISFGMHEEMNKEFVILAGETKELTVIYDPLAHGPSGTGLAQRSVFLKTNASATPELEVRIKALVVKTE is encoded by the coding sequence ATGAAAACAAATACTGCATTACTTATACTCATAGGAGCTCTTCTAGTCGGAGGAGGCATTATGCTCTTGTCGGATGGTACAAACCAAACAGTAGAGAGTAAACAAACTACAAGCTCTTCACTGTTGACTGTCGATAGGCAGATGCACGACTTTGGTGAAGTAGATATATTCAGTGGAGTAGTTACCACAACTTTTGCCCTAACAAATGGGGGCCCGGATGACGTTGTAGTTACAGAAGGCACAACCAGTTGCGGTTGTACTAACGCTGCACTTGGAGGGATTAGCTTCGGTATGCACGAAGAAATGAATAAGGAGTTTGTTATACTTGCCGGAGAGACGAAAGAGTTGACTGTTATCTATGATCCACTAGCCCACGGTCCTTCAGGAACAGGGCTTGCGCAACGATCTGTATTTTTAAAGACAAACGCGAGCGCTACGCCAGAGCTAGAGGTACGAATTAAGGCGTTAGTAGTGAAGACAGAATAG
- a CDS encoding thioredoxin domain-containing protein: protein MKGQQLAVPVAIVIAGVLVAAAVVISSSNPAGQASADTQEQQANGSTDAVNPVTAQDHIKGDPNAPVKIVEYSDFECPFCKRFHETMNQVMDEYGDSGEVAWVYRQFPLDQLHPVKARREAVASECAAELGGNDGFWQFTDRFFELTPSNNQTDLDTVIPQIVREIGLNEAAFNECLDSGTYDSHIEEDIQNAIETGGRGTPWSVVIGADGTTYPLSGAQPYEAVKQLIEIGLDSK from the coding sequence ATGAAAGGACAACAACTAGCAGTACCAGTAGCAATAGTTATCGCAGGAGTGCTTGTAGCAGCAGCAGTGGTTATCAGCAGTAGCAATCCAGCTGGTCAAGCTTCAGCCGATACCCAAGAACAACAAGCAAATGGGTCTACGGATGCAGTGAATCCCGTGACAGCACAAGACCACATTAAAGGAGATCCGAACGCCCCAGTAAAGATTGTTGAATATTCAGATTTTGAATGCCCATTCTGCAAGCGTTTTCACGAAACAATGAATCAAGTTATGGATGAGTACGGGGACAGTGGCGAGGTTGCATGGGTGTATCGTCAATTCCCACTCGACCAACTACATCCAGTAAAAGCACGTCGTGAAGCTGTAGCATCTGAGTGTGCCGCAGAGTTAGGTGGTAATGATGGATTTTGGCAGTTTACCGACCGCTTTTTTGAATTGACGCCATCGAATAATCAAACCGACTTGGACACAGTTATCCCACAGATTGTAAGAGAGATTGGGCTAAATGAAGCTGCTTTCAATGAGTGTTTGGATAGCGGTACGTACGATAGTCATATAGAGGAAGATATACAAAACGCTATAGAAACTGGTGGACGCGGAACGCCGTGGAGTGTAGTGATTGGGGCAGACGGTACCACCTACCCACTTTCTGGTGCACAACCTTATGAAGCGGTAAAACAACTCATAGAGATTGGTTTAGATAGCAAATAA
- a CDS encoding DUF1573 domain-containing protein yields the protein MNNSNVFTTVLISILVIILGFFFLNNVTHIGFHTGHNHDHDHDEHEYGGMMDMMFGHDEYHTDYVDSYEMSPRDVVEKIRRNKDIVLLDVRTPEEYAEVHLENALLLPVGELSANTLAGINLGDNAKDKEIIIYCRSGARSKQAYDIMNSLGYTNITSVAGGMVHWQEDKYPFTETGEYDGTDSNITSVNDSDARISFDRAVHDFGDVPQSQGILQTTFTVRNTGKSLLNIGELSTSCGCTTAEISNENIAPGDAAILTVYFDPDFHKEPSDKLTRTIFIPTNDPNNLEAEVKITVDILEGE from the coding sequence ATGAACAATTCCAATGTATTTACGACGGTACTTATTTCTATCCTCGTTATTATTCTAGGATTCTTCTTCTTAAATAATGTCACACACATAGGATTTCATACTGGCCATAATCACGATCATGACCACGATGAACATGAATATGGTGGAATGATGGATATGATGTTTGGTCATGATGAGTACCATACAGATTACGTAGATAGCTATGAAATGAGCCCACGAGATGTCGTAGAAAAAATTAGAAGGAATAAAGATATCGTGCTTCTTGATGTAAGAACTCCAGAAGAATATGCAGAAGTTCATTTAGAGAACGCACTACTCCTTCCGGTCGGAGAACTTTCAGCGAATACACTTGCCGGCATTAATCTTGGGGATAACGCAAAGGACAAAGAAATAATCATATATTGCCGTAGTGGCGCTCGCAGCAAACAAGCATATGACATTATGAACTCTCTTGGCTATACAAATATCACCAGTGTCGCAGGTGGTATGGTGCACTGGCAAGAAGATAAGTATCCATTCACTGAAACTGGGGAGTATGACGGCACTGACTCAAATATTACTTCGGTAAACGATTCTGATGCACGCATATCCTTTGATCGCGCAGTGCACGATTTTGGCGATGTTCCCCAATCTCAAGGAATTCTTCAAACTACCTTTACGGTGAGAAATACTGGGAAAAGTCTCCTTAATATTGGCGAACTAAGTACTAGTTGTGGCTGCACCACAGCAGAGATATCGAATGAAAATATTGCACCTGGTGATGCGGCTATTCTGACCGTTTACTTTGACCCCGACTTTCATAAGGAGCCTTCAGATAAGTTAACTAGAACTATTTTTATTCCAACAAATGACCCAAACAATCTTGAGGCAGAAGTGAAAATCACGGTTGATATCTTAGAAGGCGAATAG
- the uppS gene encoding di-trans,poly-cis-decaprenylcistransferase encodes MEQKTPQCVGVIMDGNRRWAKEQGLPSLEGHKKGLGNFDTIAHAAHELGIKHFAVYMLSTENWNRAEAEVSYLMELFQTAINDAFARLKDEGARLHFIGDMTRFPNDIQKNLEKLEDETKENDDFHVWICASYGGRLEIIEAVKKLIENEDEVTEDTLKSHMWSVGMPDPDIIIRTGGEKRLSNFLLWQGAYAELFFTDTYWPAFTKQELQDILEQYAQRDRRYGK; translated from the coding sequence ATGGAGCAAAAAACACCACAGTGCGTAGGAGTAATAATGGACGGCAATCGTCGATGGGCGAAAGAACAGGGGCTTCCAAGTCTTGAGGGTCATAAGAAGGGTCTGGGAAATTTTGATACTATTGCACATGCGGCGCATGAACTAGGCATAAAACATTTTGCCGTGTACATGCTTTCGACTGAAAACTGGAACAGAGCTGAGGCAGAAGTTTCATATTTAATGGAATTATTTCAAACTGCAATTAATGACGCGTTTGCCAGACTGAAAGACGAGGGGGCACGACTTCATTTTATTGGTGACATGACGCGTTTCCCTAACGATATTCAGAAGAATCTTGAGAAGTTAGAAGATGAAACAAAAGAGAATGATGATTTTCATGTATGGATCTGTGCTTCATATGGTGGTAGGTTAGAAATAATAGAGGCAGTTAAAAAGCTTATAGAAAATGAAGACGAGGTTACTGAGGACACATTAAAAAGCCACATGTGGAGCGTTGGTATGCCAGATCCTGACATTATTATTCGTACAGGTGGCGAGAAGCGCCTTTCAAACTTTTTGCTTTGGCAAGGTGCCTATGCTGAACTCTTTTTTACCGATACCTATTGGCCTGCATTTACAAAACAGGAATTACAGGACATTCTAGAGCAGTACGCACAACGCGACCGCCGTTATGGAAAATAA
- the cadA gene encoding cadmium-translocating P-type ATPase, with product MDHSSHINHKEKSSSHASHGGHGMDHGSASSYLKRFWIVTFLLLPLALTNEFIAGLLGIGELGLGKWIQFIIATIIFGFALVFFKHAWHEIKARQYGMMTLVSLAVGAGYLFSVASTFIVVLEVEFYLEISTLVWVLLFGHYLEAKSSGAAGNALQEVAKLLPKQAHKLVDGKEIDVDIAELQEKDVVIVKPGEKIPADGILITGSANVDESLISGESKPIEKHEGDEVVAGSICLDGALTIELVRVGEHSTVGQIQKLIEEAGRTKPRSQKIADKASAILTFVAGITALLTLLVWTLIMGETFVFAITLAITVLVIACPHALGLAIPTVTTITTSLAVKNGFFIKDLSKIEVIRKTDYVVFDKTGTLTRGEFGVTEIVSKEESDKNRIIEIAASLEQHSSHIIGHAIVAHAKEKNIALSEISDFRNIAGQGITAKVHGEEYFAGNERLIKSLQFDHESPNAINGTIVFVANKKELLGYIVLADAIKKESYTAIKALHDMEVKVAMLTGDNEQVAKAVSDELGIDTYFANVLPEDKYTHIKDLQEQGNIVLMVGDGVNDAPALTQANAGVAIGAGTDVAVESGDVVLMDNDPSDIARLITLSKKVYSKMIQNLVWALGYNIIAIPAAAGVFAVWGFFLRPEIGALVMSLSTVIVVVNAMTLKKINLQ from the coding sequence ATGGATCACTCTTCACACATTAACCACAAAGAGAAAAGTTCTTCACATGCGAGTCATGGCGGACATGGAATGGATCATGGGTCAGCGAGTTCTTACCTAAAAAGGTTCTGGATTGTTACTTTCTTATTACTTCCATTAGCTCTTACCAATGAGTTTATTGCTGGTTTGCTCGGTATCGGAGAGCTGGGATTAGGGAAGTGGATTCAATTTATTATCGCTACTATTATTTTTGGATTTGCGCTGGTGTTTTTCAAACACGCGTGGCATGAGATAAAAGCGAGACAGTACGGCATGATGACTCTCGTATCACTTGCTGTTGGCGCAGGGTACTTATTTTCTGTCGCCTCTACGTTTATCGTAGTTCTTGAGGTTGAATTTTATCTTGAAATTTCAACGCTGGTTTGGGTGCTTTTGTTTGGTCATTATCTAGAAGCAAAATCGAGCGGAGCTGCGGGAAATGCCCTGCAAGAAGTTGCTAAATTGTTACCGAAACAAGCTCACAAACTTGTAGATGGGAAAGAAATTGATGTTGATATAGCTGAGTTACAAGAGAAAGATGTAGTTATTGTAAAACCAGGAGAAAAAATTCCTGCTGACGGAATACTAATCACTGGGTCGGCTAACGTAGATGAGTCACTTATTAGTGGAGAATCAAAACCAATAGAAAAACACGAAGGCGATGAAGTAGTGGCAGGTTCGATTTGTTTAGATGGAGCACTGACAATAGAGCTTGTTCGTGTCGGAGAGCATTCGACCGTCGGACAAATTCAAAAGTTAATAGAAGAAGCCGGAAGAACAAAGCCACGATCACAAAAAATTGCTGATAAAGCTTCAGCTATATTGACGTTTGTTGCAGGAATAACCGCACTTCTTACACTACTGGTCTGGACTCTTATCATGGGAGAAACGTTTGTATTCGCCATCACTCTCGCAATTACAGTGTTAGTGATTGCATGTCCGCACGCACTTGGTCTCGCTATTCCAACTGTTACAACAATCACGACATCACTTGCAGTTAAGAATGGATTTTTTATCAAAGACCTCTCTAAAATAGAGGTTATTCGAAAAACAGATTATGTTGTGTTCGATAAGACAGGAACGCTGACAAGAGGAGAGTTTGGTGTGACAGAAATAGTTTCAAAGGAGGAATCAGATAAAAACAGGATTATTGAAATTGCTGCTTCTCTAGAGCAACATTCTTCTCACATCATTGGACATGCAATAGTAGCTCATGCAAAGGAGAAAAATATTGCATTATCGGAAATCTCTGATTTCCGGAACATCGCAGGACAGGGAATTACAGCAAAGGTACACGGTGAAGAGTATTTTGCTGGAAATGAGAGACTAATTAAGAGTTTGCAGTTTGACCATGAATCACCGAACGCTATTAATGGGACGATAGTATTTGTCGCTAATAAAAAAGAACTACTCGGTTACATTGTTCTCGCAGATGCAATAAAAAAAGAATCGTACACAGCAATAAAAGCGCTGCACGATATGGAGGTAAAAGTTGCAATGCTTACAGGAGATAATGAGCAGGTGGCGAAAGCTGTATCGGATGAGTTGGGAATTGATACCTACTTTGCGAATGTGTTACCAGAGGACAAATATACGCACATAAAGGATCTCCAAGAACAGGGAAATATTGTTCTCATGGTTGGTGATGGGGTAAACGATGCTCCTGCACTTACACAAGCAAATGCCGGAGTAGCAATTGGTGCAGGAACAGATGTCGCGGTTGAATCTGGCGATGTTGTTTTAATGGACAATGACCCAAGTGACATTGCTCGTCTCATTACACTGTCTAAAAAGGTGTACTCAAAAATGATACAAAATCTTGTATGGGCGCTTGGGTACAACATAATCGCTATTCCGGCCGCCGCTGGAGTATTTGCTGTTTGGGGATTCTTTTTAAGACCTGAGATAGGAGCTTTGGTCATGAGTCTTTCAACTGTTATTGTTGTAGTCAACGCAATGACGCTTAAAAAAATTAACTTACAATAA
- a CDS encoding metal-sensitive transcriptional regulator — protein MEFVKADKKLVNNRLKRIEGQIRGLQRMVEEDTYCIDVITQTSAIRNALRGVEDVLLEKHLSSCVITQIKTGEQKKAVTEILKVYKLKK, from the coding sequence ATGGAATTTGTGAAAGCTGATAAGAAATTAGTGAACAATCGCCTAAAGAGAATTGAAGGCCAAATCAGGGGTCTCCAAAGAATGGTGGAAGAAGATACATACTGCATTGACGTTATTACTCAGACGTCTGCCATTCGTAATGCCTTGAGGGGAGTTGAGGATGTGTTACTAGAGAAGCACCTGTCTTCTTGTGTTATTACCCAGATTAAAACAGGTGAACAGAAGAAAGCAGTGACTGAAATTTTGAAAGTATATAAATTAAAGAAATAA
- a CDS encoding methionine--tRNA ligase subunit beta yields the protein MKETITIDDFTKLDIRLGTILEAQRVPETDKLIECTVDVGEEEPRTIVSGIAHVREAEDLVGKQLPYILNLAPRTIKGVESNGMLLALGEGEEFALLHPDKEVPAGTSGK from the coding sequence ATGAAAGAAACTATTACTATCGATGACTTTACAAAACTTGATATTCGCCTCGGAACGATATTAGAAGCTCAACGAGTTCCTGAAACCGACAAGTTAATCGAATGCACAGTCGATGTTGGTGAAGAAGAACCCCGAACTATAGTCTCTGGTATCGCGCACGTACGAGAGGCAGAAGATTTGGTTGGAAAACAATTACCGTACATTTTAAATCTTGCACCAAGAACAATTAAGGGAGTAGAGAGTAACGGAATGCTTCTCGCGTTAGGAGAAGGAGAAGAGTTTGCACTATTACATCCCGATAAAGAGGTCCCCGCAGGTACTTCAGGAAAGTAA
- the ruvX gene encoding Holliday junction resolvase RuvX, with protein MKYLGVDYGSKKVGLAFSDDGGSLAFPHSVLPNDEALFDTVKELIEVNGVEALVIGHSLAMDGSENPIMGQAHAFKDIFEQSGLHVYLEPEFLTTFQAKRNTEDAMADAAAAALILQSFLDKKQNEA; from the coding sequence ATGAAATACTTAGGCGTAGATTATGGATCAAAGAAAGTTGGGTTGGCATTTTCAGATGACGGGGGGTCTTTAGCATTCCCACACTCTGTACTACCGAACGACGAAGCGCTGTTTGATACAGTAAAAGAGCTCATTGAAGTTAATGGCGTAGAAGCTCTAGTAATTGGGCACTCATTAGCGATGGACGGAAGCGAAAACCCCATCATGGGACAGGCACATGCGTTTAAAGACATCTTTGAGCAAAGTGGATTACACGTCTATCTTGAACCAGAATTTTTAACCACGTTTCAAGCAAAGCGAAATACAGAAGATGCAATGGCTGATGCTGCCGCTGCCGCTCTTATTTTGCAAAGTTTTCTTGATAAGAAACAAAACGAAGCTTAA
- a CDS encoding DUF302 domain-containing protein, with protein sequence MSYGYTKKSTLNFEKTVEKTTEELSAEGFGVLTTIDVKGTLKKKLGVDFGNYIILGACNPPFAHTALQAEQEIGLLLPCNVIVYEKDDEVFVSSILPTVAMSMVESEDLQSIAQEIEDKLKKVINNVK encoded by the coding sequence ATGTCATACGGATATACGAAAAAATCAACACTAAACTTCGAGAAAACGGTCGAAAAAACAACGGAGGAACTATCAGCAGAAGGCTTCGGTGTATTAACTACAATTGATGTAAAAGGTACTCTGAAAAAGAAGCTGGGTGTTGATTTTGGTAATTACATAATTTTAGGTGCGTGTAATCCACCATTTGCTCACACAGCCTTGCAAGCAGAACAAGAAATAGGACTGCTTTTACCATGTAATGTTATTGTGTACGAGAAGGACGACGAGGTTTTCGTTTCTTCTATTTTACCAACAGTTGCTATGTCTATGGTAGAAAGCGAAGACTTACAAAGCATCGCTCAAGAAATTGAAGATAAATTAAAAAAAGTAATAAATAATGTAAAGTAA
- a CDS encoding RluA family pseudouridine synthase produces the protein MENNPTVIHEDERMLVINKPAGLVVHGDGRTKESTLADWLIAKYPDIQNVGEPWENEKGETILRPGIVHRLDRETSGVMVIAKTQDAFEFLKEQFQERTIKKTYRAFAYDTFKESEGEINRPIGKSKTDFRKWSAQPGSRGVQREAHTLWEVLKSFEEKGEMFTYLNLTPTTGRTHQLRVHLKAIHHPIVCDKLYAPKRACALGFNRLALHAYSLDIPTGQGNTTTFTAPLPADFITALGE, from the coding sequence ATGGAAAATAATCCCACTGTTATACATGAAGACGAAAGGATGTTGGTTATCAATAAGCCAGCAGGTTTAGTAGTACATGGTGACGGACGCACAAAAGAATCTACGCTTGCCGATTGGCTTATTGCAAAATATCCAGATATACAAAACGTAGGAGAGCCGTGGGAAAATGAAAAAGGAGAAACTATTTTACGTCCTGGTATCGTACACCGGCTCGATAGAGAAACGAGTGGCGTGATGGTTATTGCAAAAACTCAGGACGCTTTCGAGTTTCTCAAGGAACAATTTCAAGAGAGAACAATTAAAAAGACTTATCGTGCATTTGCATACGACACATTCAAAGAAAGTGAAGGTGAAATAAATCGCCCGATTGGCAAAAGCAAAACAGATTTTCGTAAATGGTCGGCACAACCCGGAAGTCGAGGAGTACAACGTGAAGCGCATACTCTATGGGAAGTGCTTAAGTCATTTGAAGAGAAGGGAGAAATGTTTACCTATCTGAACCTAACACCCACTACAGGGCGCACACATCAATTGAGAGTGCATTTAAAGGCAATTCACCACCCAATAGTGTGTGACAAACTTTACGCGCCAAAACGAGCGTGTGCGCTTGGTTTTAACCGCCTGGCTTTACATGCTTATTCTCTCGACATTCCAACCGGACAGGGCAATACTACAACCTTTACAGCACCGCTACCGGCTGATTTTATAACGGCACTAGGCGAATAG
- a CDS encoding DUF3105 domain-containing protein produces MQNEENINQEPQLSRKEKIDNKRAAKEHQRARSIRSKKIKKIAVWLVVFVALGALIYWGISAAEKSEEARPGKQVAVMGAGHITIGATHDPYNTNPPTSGAHGAPVNFGVYQDELIDENVVHNLEHGGIWISYKDLSQEDIQKLEDIGRNYSGRTVVSPRSANDSNIAVASWGRLLELDTVDVEQITEYVKRNFNRSPEQLAR; encoded by the coding sequence ATGCAAAATGAAGAAAATATAAACCAAGAACCACAACTTAGTAGAAAGGAAAAAATAGATAACAAACGAGCCGCAAAAGAGCATCAGCGTGCAAGAAGTATTCGTTCAAAAAAAATTAAGAAAATAGCAGTATGGTTGGTGGTATTTGTTGCCTTGGGTGCCTTGATATATTGGGGTATTAGTGCCGCTGAAAAATCAGAGGAAGCACGGCCAGGCAAACAAGTCGCCGTGATGGGAGCGGGGCATATAACCATAGGTGCAACACACGATCCATACAATACGAATCCTCCTACATCAGGCGCGCACGGTGCCCCGGTTAATTTTGGTGTGTACCAAGATGAATTAATCGACGAAAATGTAGTCCATAACCTTGAGCATGGAGGTATTTGGATCTCATATAAAGACTTAAGCCAAGAGGATATTCAGAAACTCGAAGATATTGGAAGAAACTATTCTGGTAGAACTGTAGTCTCACCGCGGTCAGCAAATGATAGCAACATTGCTGTTGCTTCGTGGGGTAGACTACTTGAGCTTGATACTGTGGACGTTGAACAGATTACAGAGTATGTGAAAAGAAACTTTAACCGGTCTCCTGAGCAACTCGCTAGGTAA
- a CDS encoding DedA family protein: MEEYLRSSRDWFSKKADNVYARAWLGVLSFTESCVFVIPPDPLLAAMVFVHKERWIRYATIASVASILGAVAGYVLGWLLFDTVGIRVVDFYGLHEYMAQATTVIHEGVFVFTLTAAFTPIPFKVAVLAAGFTKANIFAFLIATIIGRSARYLLIAYVARVFGQHAEHIMRKFWFYTTVAGIVVLALFAGFMFFQ, translated from the coding sequence ATGGAAGAATACCTACGCAGCAGTCGCGATTGGTTTTCAAAAAAGGCAGACAATGTGTATGCACGTGCGTGGCTCGGGGTGCTTTCTTTTACCGAAAGCTGCGTGTTTGTTATTCCGCCAGACCCGCTTTTAGCAGCGATGGTTTTTGTGCACAAAGAGCGGTGGATTCGTTATGCGACCATTGCCTCAGTCGCTTCCATTCTTGGTGCGGTCGCTGGGTACGTATTAGGATGGCTTCTTTTTGATACAGTTGGGATACGAGTTGTAGATTTTTATGGGTTACACGAGTACATGGCTCAAGCTACAACTGTGATTCACGAAGGAGTGTTTGTGTTTACATTAACTGCAGCGTTTACTCCGATACCGTTTAAGGTTGCAGTACTCGCTGCCGGGTTCACCAAAGCAAACATATTCGCATTTCTAATCGCAACAATCATTGGTCGTAGTGCTCGCTATCTTCTTATCGCTTACGTTGCCCGAGTATTTGGACAACACGCAGAGCACATCATGAGAAAGTTTTGGTTCTACACAACCGTAGCAGGGATTGTTGTTCTTGCACTATTCGCAGGCTTCATGTTTTTCCAATAG
- a CDS encoding calcium/sodium antiporter, which produces MELILWSAVFVASLFLVVKGADWFLDSAEKIGLRIGLSSFVVGVVIVGLGTSLPELVSAFAAIIQGANEIVAANVVGSNIANVLLIVGLSAMVGGKLAVSKNLVDLDIPLLTLATAFSVLTMIDGAVTPIESGFLLLSFIVFLAYSIRNGGISENGDVKQLFSFRRRHGGVEIMNFGDDPKTEATDKLTVRDFVWLAVGLLALVLGGRYLVQSVLSISSILAIGVGAISLVAVAVGTSLPELAVSIKAARQGKHEVALGNIFGSNIFNILLVLGLPGLFATLPVDPATLALGIPMMVVATVFFVISGMSKRIHSYEGAFYVLVYIFFIGKLFGLF; this is translated from the coding sequence ATGGAATTAATACTATGGAGCGCTGTTTTTGTTGCATCACTGTTTTTGGTAGTAAAAGGCGCGGACTGGTTTCTCGATAGTGCAGAAAAAATAGGACTTCGAATAGGGCTCTCTTCTTTTGTTGTGGGTGTTGTTATTGTGGGACTGGGAACATCCCTCCCTGAACTTGTATCTGCGTTTGCCGCAATCATACAAGGAGCAAATGAAATTGTTGCAGCAAACGTCGTTGGTTCTAACATTGCCAATGTTCTTCTTATCGTTGGACTTTCAGCTATGGTCGGAGGCAAGTTAGCCGTGAGCAAGAACCTTGTTGATCTTGATATCCCACTTCTCACACTCGCAACTGCTTTTAGTGTACTCACTATGATTGATGGAGCGGTCACTCCCATTGAGTCAGGTTTCTTGCTCCTATCATTTATTGTATTTCTTGCATACTCAATTCGAAACGGTGGTATTTCAGAGAATGGTGATGTGAAACAGCTTTTTTCATTTAGAAGACGGCACGGCGGCGTTGAGATTATGAACTTTGGGGATGACCCAAAAACAGAGGCTACTGACAAACTTACCGTACGAGATTTTGTATGGCTCGCAGTCGGTCTTCTAGCCTTAGTGTTAGGAGGGCGATATTTGGTGCAGTCGGTATTAAGTATCTCCTCAATTTTAGCTATTGGAGTCGGTGCCATTTCTCTGGTTGCTGTTGCTGTTGGTACATCGCTTCCTGAACTTGCCGTTTCTATAAAAGCAGCAAGACAAGGCAAGCACGAGGTAGCACTCGGTAACATTTTTGGGTCAAACATTTTTAATATTCTTTTAGTGCTCGGATTACCAGGGCTCTTTGCAACACTGCCGGTAGATCCCGCAACACTCGCATTAGGTATACCCATGATGGTTGTTGCAACAGTGTTCTTCGTTATCTCTGGTATGTCTAAACGCATTCACTCATACGAAGGAGCGTTTTATGTATTGGTGTACATATTCTTCATCGGGAAGTTGTTCGGATTGTTTTGA
- the pilM gene encoding pilus assembly protein PilM, which translates to MQGLHTNRIAALFPPPEFLAMPAAGIDISDTSIKYLDATYSSAGLVPRVFDVVRLPNGVVVEGVVQDRAQLSDALRELKERHGRNFANVSLPEEHAYLYTIEVPTAHKQKDILQVVEFSLSEHAPIPSDNAVFNYDVIRQQGNVTEVSVTVFPKDVIETYKQAFEDSGFQVKSFELEDQSIARSIIPVGSKSVSMVIDFGRTRTGITIALGQIPIFSTTVKIGGNVLTEAIIAQFNVSEEEADEIKRTQGLEDCEDEALKKTLTDTTNALIDEIRRHYRYWDTRRDEEGNRIAGIERIFLCGGAVGLKGLPEQVSAVLQVPVQVGNVWGNMFDLNTHIPKISRTISWQAAASAGLLLRDVM; encoded by the coding sequence ATGCAAGGTCTGCACACAAACAGGATTGCAGCGCTCTTTCCGCCACCAGAGTTTTTAGCCATGCCTGCTGCTGGTATAGATATTTCTGACACGTCAATAAAGTATCTCGACGCTACGTATTCATCTGCTGGTCTTGTGCCACGTGTTTTTGATGTTGTTCGTTTACCAAACGGTGTTGTTGTTGAGGGTGTAGTACAAGATCGTGCACAATTAAGCGACGCTTTACGAGAATTAAAAGAACGACACGGACGAAATTTTGCAAATGTATCTCTACCTGAAGAACACGCGTATCTGTATACCATTGAAGTACCAACAGCGCATAAGCAAAAAGATATTTTGCAGGTCGTTGAGTTTTCTCTCAGCGAACACGCACCAATTCCATCTGATAACGCAGTGTTTAATTATGACGTTATTAGACAGCAGGGAAATGTAACGGAAGTAAGCGTGACTGTTTTCCCCAAAGATGTGATTGAAACGTACAAACAAGCATTTGAAGACAGCGGCTTTCAGGTAAAAAGCTTTGAATTAGAAGATCAGTCGATTGCACGCTCCATTATTCCAGTAGGCTCAAAGAGCGTTTCCATGGTTATTGATTTTGGCCGCACACGCACAGGTATTACCATTGCACTCGGGCAGATACCTATTTTTAGTACGACAGTGAAAATTGGTGGAAACGTGCTGACCGAAGCAATTATTGCTCAATTTAATGTTTCAGAAGAAGAAGCGGATGAAATAAAAAGAACGCAAGGTCTTGAAGATTGTGAAGACGAAGCCCTCAAAAAAACACTTACGGATACAACGAACGCACTCATCGATGAAATCAGAAGGCACTATAGGTATTGGGATACACGGCGAGATGAAGAAGGAAATCGTATTGCAGGAATTGAGCGCATTTTTCTTTGCGGTGGAGCGGTGGGGTTAAAAGGGCTTCCTGAACAAGTATCGGCAGTGTTGCAGGTGCCTGTGCAAGTGGGAAATGTATGGGGAAACATGTTCGATTTAAATACACATATACCAAAAATCTCGAGAACTATCTCATGGCAAGCTGCGGCTTCAGCGGGGCTCTTATTGCGTGATGTAATGTAG